The following proteins are co-located in the Heteronotia binoei isolate CCM8104 ecotype False Entrance Well chromosome 21, APGP_CSIRO_Hbin_v1, whole genome shotgun sequence genome:
- the YPEL4 gene encoding protein yippee-like 4 gives MPSCEPVPPAAYLPTKTFRSYLPRCHRTYSCVHCRAHLAKHDELISKSFQGSHGRAYLFNSVVNVGCGPAEQRLLLTGLHSVADIFCESCKTTLGWKYEQAFETSQKYKEGKYIIEMSHMVKDNGWD, from the exons ATGCCCAGCTGTGAGCCAGTACCACCTGCTGCCTATCTCCCTACCAAAACCTTCCGCAGCTATCTGCCTCGGTGCCACCGAACATACAGCTGCGTCCACTGCAGGGCACACTTGGCCAAGCATGACGAGCTCATCTCCAAG TCCTTCCAGGGGAGTCATGGCCGCGCCTATCTTTTCAATTCTGT GGTTAATGTGGGCTGCGGTCCAGCTGAACAACGCCTCTTGCTCACTGGTCTCCATTCAGTCGCTGATATTTTCTGTGAAAGCTGCAAGACTACACTGGGCTGGAAATAT GAACAAGCCTTCGAGACCAGCCAGAAGTACAAAGAAGGGAAATACATTATTGAGATGTCACACATGGTGAAGGACAACGGCTGGGACTGA